TCAGAACCGAGCCAGACTTCTGGGCGCTCTTGTTGGACGTATAGTTGCTGATCAGATCGACAAAAGCGGTATCGACCCTCTTGAAGCCCACAGTGGACGTGTTGGCAATGTTGCCCGAGATATTCTGCATGGCAGCAGACTGCGCGCTCAGGCCGGAAACTGACGTTGTAAGCGCCGAATAGAGACTCATGGTACACCCCTTTGACCGGATACAAATCAAACTGGGCTTTTCTCAGCAAAAAGCGGGCCATTTTGCCTCGCAGCAATTATTGTTAAATTTCAATGAGTTAAAAATATTTACCCTTTGTTAAGCAGGAAAGAATGGCCACAATTCAGAAACAATCGGAAAATTTTGCCGCATTTTGTATGTCTGTGTATTTCTGATCTAGCATCATCCAACATAATAACGCCAGAACGTCGACTGAATGCCTGACCTTCGACAATGATTGCATTGCACCATCGTCCTGCCCCAATATAGTCGATAGATGAGATCCGCCCGAGCGGACAGACCGTGGCGCACCGGACCAAGAGGTAAAAGATGCGATTTGAAGGCACTTCCGATTATGTGGCAACCGAAGATCTGCGCATCGCCGTCAATGCCGCCGTGACCCTTGAGCGCCCACTTCTGGTCAAGGGCGAGCCGGGCACCGGCAAGACGGTCCTTGCGAAGGAGATCGCCACGGCACTTGATGCCCCGCTCATCGAATGGAGCATCAAATCCACCACCAAGGCGCAGCAGGGCCTTTATGAATATGATGCAGTCTCTCGCCTTCGCGACAGCCAGCTCGGCGACGAACGCGTCAAGGACATCGCCAACTACATCCGGCGCGGCAAGATCTGGGACGCCTTCACCTCGGAAAAGCGCCCCGTTCTGCTCATCGACGAGATCGACAAAGCAGACATCGAGTTCCCCAACGATCTGCTGCAGGAGCTCGACCGAATGGAATTCTTCGTCTACGAGACCGGAGAGATGGTGAAGGCCAGCCAGAGACCAATCATTCTCATCACCTCGAACAACGAAAAAGAACTGCCCGACGCCTTCCTGCGCCGCTGCTTCTTCCATTACATCCAGTTCCCGGATGAAGAGACCATGCGCGCCATCGTCGAGGTGCATTACCCCGGTATCAAACAGCGCCTGCTCAACCAGGCTCTGACGATCTTCTTTGCCGTGCGTGATGTCGCTGGCCTCAAGAAAAAGCCCTCCACGTCCGAACTGCTGGACTGGATCAAGCTCTTACTGAATGAGGACATTGATCTGGAGACCCTGCGCGAGGCCGATCCCACCAAGGTCATCCCGCCGCTCCATGGTGCACTGCTGAAGAACGAGCAGGACGTCCACCTCTTCCAGCGCCTCGCCTTCATGGCAAGAGGTCAGCGATAGGCCAGCGCAGCCCCGGCGCACAAACGAAGGCTCGGAGTATCTTGTCTAGATCCCCCGTTCCTCCCACCAGTCCATGGCCTGAAGGCCCCAATAGGCAAACTGGGTCCCGAACCGCCCCACCGGACCGCCACCCCAGCGGGCCTTGAACGGCTCGAACATCCTGTAACGGTCCGACAGCCCCGAAATCCCCTCCGCAGCAGCGATCCCGATGCTGGCGGTGGCGTTGAGACCATGCCCGCCCGTCGCCGTCGCCGCCCAGATGCCCGGTTCCAGCTCTCTCAGGATCGGCATCTTGTGCACACAATAGCCCATCAACCCGGCCCAGGCGTGGGATACCGTAAAATCGCCAAGCTGCGGGTAGATGGACAGGATGTCCCGCTTGAGCATTTGCGCCAGTTGCCTTGGCTCCGATCGCCTTGTCGTGATGCGACCACCCCAGAGCAACCGCTTACCGCCATCGACAACACGATAATAGTCGCCCGCCCGTCTTGTATCCCCGATACAGCCGCGATAGCGGATCGCCTGCGCGAGCCGGTTGACCATCGGCCCCGACGTGATGACATAGGTCGTGACTGGCAGCACCGCCCGCTCCAGTCGCGGATAAAGATCCTGCATATAGGCACTGCCACACAGCAAGACAGTTCCGGCCCTGACTTTGGCACCGCTTTCAACGTCAACGCGCCAGTGCCCCGCATCCTTGCTCAGCTGCCGCGCCTTGGAGCCCTCATAGATCTGCCCGCCCCGTTCCTTGATGTCGCGGGCGAGAGCCAGCGCATAATTGAGCGGCTGAATGTGAAAGGCTCGCGGATCGTCCATGCCCTGAAAATAGCGCCGCGTCGCCAAAACCTCGCGCACTTTCTCCGCTGACCAGAAGCTGTAGTGCGTCCGGTAGCGAATGTTGAGCCTGTCGATGCGCGCCTCAAGCCCTGCCGCATCGCTGTGGCGCAAGACCCGCAGCCATCCTTCCTCGATATCGACACCCGGCGCGTTCAGCTCCCTGATGGTCGAGCGGACATAGTTCGTGCCCTCCTGCGACAGCTTGAAGAGACTAAGCGCCTTGTCGAACCCCAGCCTCGCTTCAAGCCCGGCGAGCCCTTCGGCATAACCGTCGGACACAAAGCCGCCATTACGCCCTGAAGCGCCCCAGCCGATACGGTTTTCTTCCAGAAGAACCACCGTCTTGCCGAGCTTGAGAAGTTCCCGCGTCGCAGTCAGTCCCGCAAGCCCGCCACCAATGACTACGACATCGCAATCCACCTCCTCCGGAACTTGCGGAAAGGGAGCCAGATCCACCTTGGAATCCCGGTAATAGCTGTCGATATAATCGCGTCCTGTCATGATATTGTAGCCTGTTGCGATAGAATGACCTCACCTGAGAAACGGACAGACGAAGCATTGCGGATTTGACATCCCAAACGATATGCCTCAGTGCTTTTCCGATCCAGTCCATGAACGCTTGATTCGTATTCTTTTCACAGTCCTGCAACCGCTGGGCCCACTTGATAGAGAGTGAAGCAGAAGGAGACACACCGATGCTCAGACTGTTCTTGCTGCGCCACGCAAAATCCTCATGGTCGGATCCGTCTCTGCATGACTTTGATCGCCCGCTGAATAAGCGCGGCCTGAGCGATTCTCCCAAGATCGCCACAGCCATGCGCGAGCGGAACTATCATCCCGATCGCATCCTCTGCTCGTCCGCCCAACGAACCAAGGAAACCATGGCGGGCATCATCCCCAGCCTCACCGGAGAAGTCAGTTTGCACCTGATGGAAGCGCTCTATGAGGGCAATTCACCGGACTATCTCTCCCTTATCCGGGCCAACGCCAAGAAGTCCAAACAGCTCATGGTGGTCGGCCATAACACGGGCCTGCATGAAACCGCCATCCGGCTCGTCGGAAGTGGCAACAAGGATATGGTGTCTCTGCTGAGAGAGAAATTTCCCACCGCCGGATTGGTCGTGATCGATTTCCGCTGCAAGGACTGGCACGACGTAAAACCCAAAACCGGGCGCCTGATCGACTTCATCAAACCCCGCGACATCAAGTCGGATCCGGACCTCACACTCATCGAGAATCCGGCCCCGACCTTCTTTCGCCGCTGATCCTCGCCACACTTCGCCAGATTGCCGTTTGAAATATCGGCAAAACCTGCCTACATGCTAACGTAGGCAAGCATGATGCTGCATAGAGGTCGGGCGTAACAAGAGGCGGCAGGGATGAACATTCTGGAAGAAGTAAGAATTGCCGCTGCCAATCTTGGCGACTTTGCCAGCGACATGACCGAGCCCTCGATCCGCCTCGGCGTGACGGGCCTTGCCCGGTCAGGCAAGACCATCTTCATTTCCTCGAGCCTGCACAACATTATTCATGGCGGCCGCCTGCCCCGCTTTGATGCCCATGCCACGGGACGCATCGGCAATGCCGAAATTGCACCCCAGCCAGACACCCTGATCCCCCGCTTCCGCTATGAGGATCACATCGCCGATCTGACCAACGAACGGGTCTGGCCCTCCTCGACAAGCCGTACCAGTCAGGTGCGCCTGTCCCTTCGTTACCAGTCCCGCGAGAGCCTAAAACGCACCTTCCGCTCGGACCGTCTCGCCCTCGACATCGTTGACTATCCCGGCGAATGGCTCCTCGATCTGACCCTCATGGAGCAGGACTACAAGAGCTGGTCTAAGCGCTGCTTTGAGCAAGCCGAGCGAGCGCTCTACCGGCCCTACGCAAAAGAGTGGCTGAGCTTCGTCGACGGTCTCGACGCGATGCTCGAGAACCCCGAAGAGGGGGACGAGCCAGCCCTCGAACCCATCGCCAGAAAAACCGCCAGCAACTTTACCGCGTATCTCGTGAGAGCCAAAAAGGCACGCGGGGCCTATGCCCTTCTGACGCCGGGACGCTTTCTCATGCCCGGCGATCTTGAAGACAGCCCGGCGCTTTCCTTCGCCCCTCTGCCCGAGCGATTCTTCAGCAAAGACCGCAAGAGCCTCTGGGCCAGAATGGAACGCCTGTTCGAAGCCTACAAGCACTCCATCGTGTTGCCCTTCTATCGCGATCACTTCGCTCGCCTCGACCGACAAATCGTGCTCATCGACCTGCTCGCCGCTCTCAACGAAGGCCCCGAGACGCTGGCCGAGCTGGAGGAAACGATCACCGAAATCCTCCGCGCCTTCCGTCCCGGCTCGCGTTTCTGGCTGCGCAATCTGATCTCACGCCGCATCGACAAGATCCTCTTTGCCGCAACCAAGGCCGACCATCTCCATCACACGTCCCACGATCGGCTCGAGGCCATTCTCGCCCGCCTTGTCGAACGCGCAGCCCAGCGCCTCGAAGCCTCCGGTGCAGACTATGAGACCATGGCCATCGCCGCCATCAGGGCGACACGGGAAGCAACTCTTAATGTCGAGAATGAGGAACTGCCCTCACTTGTCGGAATCCCCATGTCAGGTGAATCTCTGGGTGAGGATGAATTTGATGGAGAAACGGAATTCGCCCTATTTCCCGGAGACTTACCCAAGGACCCTGAATCAGTTTTCAAACCAGTTGAATCACTTTCTAGCCCCCGACTTGAATCGATGGATGAAGAGGCGGGACAGAAAGATGAATCAGTTTCTGAGGCGCCGACACATTTTGAGGATCCGCTCCGCTTCGTCCGTTTCCGCCCGCCGGAGCTCGAGCGTCGCACCGATGGCACAGTACTATCCCTGCCTCATATCCGCCTCGACCGCGCCCTCGACTATCTGCTGGGAGACATCTTGAAATGACGGATGATCAGAAAAAGAATACCTCTTCCGGCAAGCCGTCCTCTCGCGCCCCCAGAGCCGTGCGCCTCGACCGGGGTGCCTATGGAGATGATGTTGCCCGCCCGACACCCGACACCGGCGCCACCCTTTCCATTACGCCCGACTTCGGTCCGGACAGTGAGGATTATTTCGATCGCCTGAATGAACGGGATGAGCCCGCATACCGTCCAGTCAAGAAAAGAGGCTGGTCAATCGGTGCCTTCTTCTGGACCGCTCTCAGCGGTGTTCTGATGCTGGCGCTCGGGCTCTGGGTCGACAATCTGGTGCGCACCCTTTTTGCCCGTTGGGACTATCTCGGCTGGGTCGGACTGGCGCTCGTTGGCGTCGCACTCCTTGCCCTGCTGGCATTCCTCTTCCGCGAGCTTCTCGCCCTCAGGCGGCTATCGCGCCTTGACCACCTTCGCGAGAAGGTTGCATCGCTCTATGAGAAAGGCGACCGCAAGGAAGCGACCCGCGTTGCCCGTGATCTGCTCGATCTCTATGCCCAACAGCCATCCCTCTTCCGCGCCCGACAGGCGCTGAAACAGGACCTGCCGCATCTGTTCGATCCCGAGGATATTCTCGCCCAGACCGAACAAACCCTGATGCCGCCCATCGACCAGTTGGCCACCCATCGCGTCCATCAGGCAGCGAGGCGCGTCGCGGTCGTCACGGCCCTCAGCCCTCGCGCGCTCTTCGATATTGTCGTCGTGCTGATCGAAACCGTGCGCATGATCCGCGCCATCGCTGAGGCCTATGGCAACCGCCCCGGCTTCGTCTCCATGCTCCGCCTCAGCGGTCACATCGCCGGACACCTCGCTGTCACCGGCGGCATGGCCGCGGGCGAAACCCTCCTGCAACAGATCGTCGGCCATGGGCTCGCCGCCCGCCTTTCGGCCAAGCTCGGCGAGGGCCTGCTCAATGGTATCCTCACCGCCCGCATCGGCCTTGCCACCATCGCCCTCTGCCGACCCATGCCCTTCACTACCGAGGCCCAGCCCAAGCTCGGCGCTGTAATCCGAACCCTCAGGGCGCAATCCGAAGAGATGGAAGGCACCAATGAGGAGACCGAGAACGCGAAAGCCAAGACAGCCGAGAGCCGCAACGCCTGAACCCGACACCCTTGCCACCTTCGACCACTTGACCCTTGGGGCCGGTCCATTCTTAACTGGCATCAGGACGAGCCAAAGAGAAGGTCAGCGATCATGTTCATTCACTTCTTTGCCGAATTGCGCGCAGCAAAGGTGCCCGTCTCCTTGCGTGAATATCTGATGCTGATGGAGGCTCTTGAAGCCGACCTCGCAGACAAGCGCGTCGAAGAATTCTACTATCTCTCCCGCGCAGCACTGGTGAAGGACGAAGCCAATCTCGACAAGTTCGACACTGTCTTCGGAACCGTCTTCAAGGGGCTCGACAGCCTGTCTGACGCCGTCGAGGAGGCCGCCATCCCGGAAGAGTGGCTGAGAAAGCTCGCCGAGAAATATCTCACCGAGGAAGAGAAGAAACAGATCGAGAGCCTTGGCGGCTTCGACAAGTTGATGGAGACCCTCAAGCAGCGTCTCGAAGAGCAACAGGGGCGCCATCAGGGCGGCAACAAGTGGATCGGCACGGCAGGCACCTCCCCCTTCGGGGCCTATGGCTACAATCCCGAAGGCGTCCGCATCGGCCAGAACGAGAGCCGCCATCGCCGCGCCGTCAAGGTTTGGGACAAACGCGCCTTCCGCGATCTTGACGGAGACCGGGAACTCGGCACCCGCAACATCAAGATTGCCCTGAGACGCCTGCGCCAGTTTGCTCGCACCGGCAGCGCCGACGAGCTCGACCTGTCTGGCACCATCCGCAACACGGCCCACAAGGGCTATCTCGACATCAAGATGCGCCCCGAACGGCACAATGCCGTTAAGGTACTGTTGTTCCTCGACATTGGCGGCTCAATGGATGATCACATCCGCATTTGCGAAGAGCTCTTCTCCGCAGCGAGGACCGAATTCAAGCATCTCGAGCATTTCTACTTCCACAATTGCCTCTATGAATATGTCTGGAAGACCAACGGCCGCCGCTTCACCGAACGCCTGTCGACCACAGACCTACTCAACCGCTTCGGGCCCGATTACAAGGTGGTCTTTGTCGGAGATGCCTCCATGTCCCCTTACGAGATCTCCCACCCCGGCGGCTCGGTCGAGCATTGGAATGCGGAACCCGGCCATGTCTGGCTCAACCGGGTGCGCGAGACCTATGACCACACAGTCTGGCTCAACCCGACCCCGGAACGGCACTGGCACTTCACCTATTCGATCGGGATGATCAACGATCTGATGGAAGGCAAGATGTTCCCCCTGACCCTCGACGGCCTCGACAACGCCATGCGCGCCTTGATGCGCTGACCCGCTTGCGCATGGCGGACATGCAAGCGGGACTGGAAGGTTTGGCGATCTCGGGGATTGTCATTGCCCCCTCTGATCGGGTATGGGTAACCACAAGCCTTCCGCTATCCATTATACGGACCCCCGCACATGTTAGCTCGTTCGACAGGCGCCAGCAGCTGGCGCACCCCCATTTGTCCTGCTCATGCTCATGGCTGCGGCCAACCAACTCGGCTTTGCCAGCTGGTGGAACCTGCTCAACAACTTCGCGATCAATGAAGTGGGCTATACGGGTCGGGAAATCGGAATCCAGCAATCCATTCGTGAGATTCCGGGCTTTCTTGCCTTCACTGCCGTCTTTGTGCTGCTGATCATGCGCGAGCAGACCCTTGCGCTGCTGGCACTTCTGTTCCTCGGCGTTGGTGTCGGCATTACCGGCCTTCTGCCGTCGGTCTATGGTCTCTATTTCACGACGATCATCATGTCGATCGGCTTTCATTATTACGAAACCACCAACCAGTCCCTGTCCCTGCAATGGCTGCCCAAGGAAACGGCCCCAGCCCAAATGGGCAAGATTCTGTCGGTTGCTGCCATGGCTCAACTGGTTGCCTATGGCGTGATTTTCGTCACATGGAAGAGCTTCCATCTTTCCTTCGAGCTGGTCTTTGGCATCGCCGGGGTGATGACCGTGGTGATGGTGATCATTCTTGCCTTCACCTTTCCGCAATTCGAGGCACCGCACCCCCAGCGCAAGACCCTCGTCCTGCGCTCCCGCTACTGGCTTTATTATGCCCTCACCTTCATGGGGGGTGCCCGTCGCCAGATCTTCACGGTTTTTGCAGGCTTCATGATGGTCGAGAAATTCGGCTATGACGTGCACGAGATTTCCGCGCTCTTCATCATCAACTGCCTGTTCAACATGGTTTGCGCGCCCTATATCGGCAAATTCATCGGCCGGTTTGGCGAGCGGCGCATGCTAACTATCGAATATATTGGGCTGGTCCTCGTCTTCCTCAGCTACGCCTTGGTGTCCAACCCTTGGGTGGCTGCAGGCCTTTACGTGATCGACCATGCCTTCTTTGCCATGGCCATTGCCATGAAAACCTATTTCCAGAAGATCGCCGATCCAAGAGACATCGCCCCGACCGCAGGTGTTGCCTTCACCATCAACCACATCGCGGCCGTGGTCATCCCGGCAGCCTTCGGTCTGATCTGGCTGGTCAATCCTTCAGCCGTCTTCTACATCGGGGCCGCGATGGCCTTCGGATCGCTTGTGCTGGCGCGCATGGTGCCGCCCAATCCGGTCGAAGGCAATGAATGGGTCGGCAAGAACTCACCTGCCCCGCAAGCTGCCGAATAATCACCTGAGCTTGGCGACGCCAATGTGATGGGTCCCGAGAATGCGCGTCCCGAGGCCCAAATCGAACACATCATATTGCTCGAGGGCAAATCCCGCCCCTTTCAGCAAGGCGCCGACATCCCGATTGAGATGACATCCCGCCGCCATGAAACGCCATGGCGGCGTCAAGCTGTCCTGAAGGCGCGCGACTCGGGATGATGGCGAGCGACCATGTTCACAAAAGAACAGCCGCCCCTCAGGCTTGAGAATGCGGCGCATCTCGTTCAAAGCCGCCTCAACGTCGGGGATGGAACAGAGGCTGTAGGTGACAACCACCGAATCCGCACTCGCGGAAGGTAGGGACATCGCCTCGGCACTCTCCACCAGCAATTCAGCAGACAAGTCGTGGCGATCAATCGCTTTTCGTCCAAGCGTCGGCAGGCCGTCATCAGGATTGACGCCGATGACATGGCGCACCCTGTCGCGATCATAATGGGGAAGATTGAGCCCGGAGCCAAAGCCGATTTCAACGACATCACCCGATGCCATCGGCACGACCTTTTGGCGCTGGCGCGTCACAATCGGCAGGCCACAGACGAGATGCACGCCGAAAGGCATGAGGCGTGCCCTGCTCCTCTCATGAGTGCAGCTCGAACAGCTTTCCGGCATCAGTCCTCCTAACATTCATAAATCTGAATATAGAAGAAAATAGGCAATGCCAGAACAAAGGGCAAGGCAAGAGATGTCAGAAACCGGACATCCGCAGACCCTGACTGAGGGCCCACTTCCGGTTTCCATCATGCCTCAGGTAGGCCGTATCAGGCCTGGAATTCGGGAATTTTTACGACGAGCCCGTCGAGATCGTCACGAACGATGATCTGGCAGGACAGGCGGCTGGTCTCATTGGCATCCTGAGCAAAGTCGAGCATGTCTTCTTCCATGGCCTGCGGTTCACCGGTCTTCTCGGCCCATGCCTCGTCAACATAGACATGGCAGGTCGCACAGGAGCAGGCACCGCCACATTCGGCCTCGATCCCCGGCACACCGTTCTTGACGGCAGCCTCCATCACCGACATGCCCGGCTGAGCTTCAATTTCGTATTTGGCCCCATCGAACGCTACATAGGTAATCTTTGCCATTGAGATTGCTTTCGTAAATTTGGTCTATTCGGTCGATCCCTCTGCCCCGCTATAAAACAAATTCCCCGCAAGGCAAAGCAACAGATTGTAATATGTCAAAGAGAGAGTGTAACCGACTGTCTCATGTTGCTTTCATGTTGGCGAGAAGCCTTTCGGCTTCAGCAACCGCAGTCCCGATCTCATGCCTGAGATCTTCGATCAGAGCTGGGATGTCTCCCTCACCCCGTTCAAGGCGTTCGGCAGCGCTTGCCACTCCGACGGCGCCGATGCCACGGGCCGACCCCTTGATACCATGGGCAAAGTCGCGCAAATCCGGGCGGGATCCATCAAGTCCCTGCGCCTTTTCGCCCATCTGATCGATGAAGATTTTGAGCACCTCTGCCTGTAACCCACCATCGCCCATGGTCTGGCGCTCCAGATGCTGAAGATCGATCACCGTTCCGTCAGGCTGTCCTGTCATCGCACGCTCGCTCCGCATCCGGTCGAGAATCGTTCCACGACAAATCTCACCGGCTTTTGTTAACCATAATTGCCCTTTTTGGCCCTATCCCGGCACGATTTCAAGACCGTTCTGTCAAAGCATGACAAACCGGCAGGACACCTGACATTCTGGTGCGATTCACCATTATATTTCCATAACTTATCTTTTGATGCAGAACGCATTCCGCAACGGGAATCACTCCTCCAGACAGATTTGGTTAACAAATTGCAGCAAGCCACGGAAAATTATTGTTCCCTAGCACTTCCACAGCTAGTACGATGCAGGCCGATATATCGAGCGTTCAAAACACCTGCGACTGGACCCATCAGACAAGAGGCTCTCTGGCATCAGCCAGACCCGATTGCAGACCTGTCGTTATTGACGATTTCGAAGATATTTCATAGCCCGACAGGGTGGCTTGGCTGTTTTCAAGAGGCACCCCTTGCCTTTTCAAGGCGAGATGGAAACAGCAGCATGGCGAGTATAGAGTAAGACAAGGCTGGTACAGACATGTCAAGAAAGTCTCCAAAGATTCAGGATCCGACAGAAGCGGCGCTGTCGGCGGTTGAAGATGCTTTGAAAATGGAATTCGACGTGACAGATGAAAGTCTGGAACTCGCAGCCATGGGAGAAAGCATAGATCACGACCGTTCAGCCGACGATAGACGCTCGACAGGCGAGTTGTCAGCATCCAGATCCGAGACGCGCGGCAAGAACAAGCCCCGCCCGGCCAATGATGACACGCGAACGGTGGGTCATATGTTGCAAGCCTTGCAGCAGCCCGCGAGCTCCGCTCCCTACTGGTTTGCGACCATCCTGTCCATCGTCTGGTTTGCAATCGGGACGGCCTCTTTCTACTTCGGCTTCGGCCCCGAGCTGTCATCGGGCGGTTTTCAGGGCATTCTGGAAACCCCTGCCGCTCTGGCCACGATCGCAGGCATCGTGCTTCCGGTCATTCTCTTTTTCATGATGGCCTATATCGTGGTTCGCTCCCACGAAATGCGTCAGGTTTCCTACGCCATGACCGAAGTCGCCATGCGTCTGGTGGAACCGGAGAATGTTGCCAAGGAATCTGTCGTCAACGTGGGACAGGCTATCCGCCGCGAAGTCGCCTCCATGAGCGATGGCATCGAACGTGCGCTCGCCCGTGCGTCCGAGCTTGAAGTGATGGTTCACAACGAGGTTTCCTCTCTTGAGCGCGCCTATTCCGAGAACGAGTTGCGCATCCGCTCGCTAATCGAGGAACTCATCACCCAGCGCGAAGCCATCGTCACCAACTCCGAACGGGTCAGAGCCTCGATTTCCGGTGCGCATACCAGCCTCACCGACGAGCTCAACACCACCAGCGAGTCCATTTCCAAGAGCGTGTCCGAAGCCGGCTCCCGCGTCACTCTGTCTCTTGCCGAGAAGGGCGAGCAGATCACCATTGCCCTCGCCAATGCAGGCGAGACCATGGTCAATG
This is a stretch of genomic DNA from uncultured Cohaesibacter sp.. It encodes these proteins:
- a CDS encoding Hpt domain-containing protein codes for the protein MTGQPDGTVIDLQHLERQTMGDGGLQAEVLKIFIDQMGEKAQGLDGSRPDLRDFAHGIKGSARGIGAVGVASAAERLERGEGDIPALIEDLRHEIGTAVAEAERLLANMKAT
- a CDS encoding YcjX family protein is translated as MNILEEVRIAAANLGDFASDMTEPSIRLGVTGLARSGKTIFISSSLHNIIHGGRLPRFDAHATGRIGNAEIAPQPDTLIPRFRYEDHIADLTNERVWPSSTSRTSQVRLSLRYQSRESLKRTFRSDRLALDIVDYPGEWLLDLTLMEQDYKSWSKRCFEQAERALYRPYAKEWLSFVDGLDAMLENPEEGDEPALEPIARKTASNFTAYLVRAKKARGAYALLTPGRFLMPGDLEDSPALSFAPLPERFFSKDRKSLWARMERLFEAYKHSIVLPFYRDHFARLDRQIVLIDLLAALNEGPETLAELEETITEILRAFRPGSRFWLRNLISRRIDKILFAATKADHLHHTSHDRLEAILARLVERAAQRLEASGADYETMAIAAIRATREATLNVENEELPSLVGIPMSGESLGEDEFDGETEFALFPGDLPKDPESVFKPVESLSSPRLESMDEEAGQKDESVSEAPTHFEDPLRFVRFRPPELERRTDGTVLSLPHIRLDRALDYLLGDILK
- a CDS encoding MoxR family ATPase yields the protein MRFEGTSDYVATEDLRIAVNAAVTLERPLLVKGEPGTGKTVLAKEIATALDAPLIEWSIKSTTKAQQGLYEYDAVSRLRDSQLGDERVKDIANYIRRGKIWDAFTSEKRPVLLIDEIDKADIEFPNDLLQELDRMEFFVYETGEMVKASQRPIILITSNNEKELPDAFLRRCFFHYIQFPDEETMRAIVEVHYPGIKQRLLNQALTIFFAVRDVAGLKKKPSTSELLDWIKLLLNEDIDLETLREADPTKVIPPLHGALLKNEQDVHLFQRLAFMARGQR
- a CDS encoding TIGR01620 family protein — its product is MTDDQKKNTSSGKPSSRAPRAVRLDRGAYGDDVARPTPDTGATLSITPDFGPDSEDYFDRLNERDEPAYRPVKKRGWSIGAFFWTALSGVLMLALGLWVDNLVRTLFARWDYLGWVGLALVGVALLALLAFLFRELLALRRLSRLDHLREKVASLYEKGDRKEATRVARDLLDLYAQQPSLFRARQALKQDLPHLFDPEDILAQTEQTLMPPIDQLATHRVHQAARRVAVVTALSPRALFDIVVVLIETVRMIRAIAEAYGNRPGFVSMLRLSGHIAGHLAVTGGMAAGETLLQQIVGHGLAARLSAKLGEGLLNGILTARIGLATIALCRPMPFTTEAQPKLGAVIRTLRAQSEEMEGTNEETENAKAKTAESRNA
- a CDS encoding histidine phosphatase family protein, coding for MLRLFLLRHAKSSWSDPSLHDFDRPLNKRGLSDSPKIATAMRERNYHPDRILCSSAQRTKETMAGIIPSLTGEVSLHLMEALYEGNSPDYLSLIRANAKKSKQLMVVGHNTGLHETAIRLVGSGNKDMVSLLREKFPTAGLVVIDFRCKDWHDVKPKTGRLIDFIKPRDIKSDPDLTLIENPAPTFFRR
- a CDS encoding MFS transporter, with product MAAANQLGFASWWNLLNNFAINEVGYTGREIGIQQSIREIPGFLAFTAVFVLLIMREQTLALLALLFLGVGVGITGLLPSVYGLYFTTIIMSIGFHYYETTNQSLSLQWLPKETAPAQMGKILSVAAMAQLVAYGVIFVTWKSFHLSFELVFGIAGVMTVVMVIILAFTFPQFEAPHPQRKTLVLRSRYWLYYALTFMGGARRQIFTVFAGFMMVEKFGYDVHEISALFIINCLFNMVCAPYIGKFIGRFGERRMLTIEYIGLVLVFLSYALVSNPWVAAGLYVIDHAFFAMAIAMKTYFQKIADPRDIAPTAGVAFTINHIAAVVIPAAFGLIWLVNPSAVFYIGAAMAFGSLVLARMVPPNPVEGNEWVGKNSPAPQAAE
- a CDS encoding VWA domain-containing protein, whose protein sequence is MFIHFFAELRAAKVPVSLREYLMLMEALEADLADKRVEEFYYLSRAALVKDEANLDKFDTVFGTVFKGLDSLSDAVEEAAIPEEWLRKLAEKYLTEEEKKQIESLGGFDKLMETLKQRLEEQQGRHQGGNKWIGTAGTSPFGAYGYNPEGVRIGQNESRHRRAVKVWDKRAFRDLDGDRELGTRNIKIALRRLRQFARTGSADELDLSGTIRNTAHKGYLDIKMRPERHNAVKVLLFLDIGGSMDDHIRICEELFSAARTEFKHLEHFYFHNCLYEYVWKTNGRRFTERLSTTDLLNRFGPDYKVVFVGDASMSPYEISHPGGSVEHWNAEPGHVWLNRVRETYDHTVWLNPTPERHWHFTYSIGMINDLMEGKMFPLTLDGLDNAMRALMR
- a CDS encoding 2Fe-2S iron-sulfur cluster-binding protein, encoding MAKITYVAFDGAKYEIEAQPGMSVMEAAVKNGVPGIEAECGGACSCATCHVYVDEAWAEKTGEPQAMEEDMLDFAQDANETSRLSCQIIVRDDLDGLVVKIPEFQA
- a CDS encoding class I SAM-dependent methyltransferase is translated as MPFGVHLVCGLPIVTRQRQKVVPMASGDVVEIGFGSGLNLPHYDRDRVRHVIGVNPDDGLPTLGRKAIDRHDLSAELLVESAEAMSLPSASADSVVVTYSLCSIPDVEAALNEMRRILKPEGRLFFCEHGRSPSSRVARLQDSLTPPWRFMAAGCHLNRDVGALLKGAGFALEQYDVFDLGLGTRILGTHHIGVAKLR
- a CDS encoding FAD-binding oxidoreductase encodes the protein MTGRDYIDSYYRDSKVDLAPFPQVPEEVDCDVVVIGGGLAGLTATRELLKLGKTVVLLEENRIGWGASGRNGGFVSDGYAEGLAGLEARLGFDKALSLFKLSQEGTNYVRSTIRELNAPGVDIEEGWLRVLRHSDAAGLEARIDRLNIRYRTHYSFWSAEKVREVLATRRYFQGMDDPRAFHIQPLNYALALARDIKERGGQIYEGSKARQLSKDAGHWRVDVESGAKVRAGTVLLCGSAYMQDLYPRLERAVLPVTTYVITSGPMVNRLAQAIRYRGCIGDTRRAGDYYRVVDGGKRLLWGGRITTRRSEPRQLAQMLKRDILSIYPQLGDFTVSHAWAGLMGYCVHKMPILRELEPGIWAATATGGHGLNATASIGIAAAEGISGLSDRYRMFEPFKARWGGGPVGRFGTQFAYWGLQAMDWWEERGI